One region of Mycolicibacterium rhodesiae NBB3 genomic DNA includes:
- a CDS encoding NAD-dependent succinate-semialdehyde dehydrogenase: protein MDTEKLLSSVPTGLWIGGEERKGSSTFDVLDPSDDTVLISVANATGEDAVAALDAACAVQADWAATPARERGEILRSVFETITDRAEDLATLMTLEMGKVLPESMGEVKYGSEFFRWFAEEAVRIAGRFTPSPAGTGRILVTKQPVGPCYAITPWNFPLAMGTRKIGPAFAAGCTMIVKPAQETPLTMLLLAKLMDEAGLPKGVLSVLPTSSPGPVTEALINDGRLRKLTFTGSTGVGKALVKQSADKLLRTSMELGGNAPFIVFDDADIDAAVDGAILAKMRNGGEACTAANRFHVANSVREEFTDKLVKRMSEFTLGKGIDESSTLGPLINAKQVATVEDLVSDAVSRGATVAVGGVAPGGPGNFYPATVLADVPADARILKEEVFGPVAPITGFDTEEEGVAAANDTEYGLAAYVYTQSLDRALRVAEGIQSGMVGINRGVISDPAAPFGGVKESGFGREGGSEGIDEYLDVKYIALTK from the coding sequence ATGGATACCGAGAAGCTGCTGTCGTCCGTGCCCACCGGCCTGTGGATCGGGGGCGAGGAGCGCAAGGGTTCCTCGACGTTCGACGTGCTCGACCCGTCCGATGACACGGTGTTGATCTCGGTCGCCAACGCCACCGGTGAAGACGCCGTCGCCGCACTGGACGCCGCGTGCGCGGTGCAGGCCGACTGGGCCGCCACCCCGGCGCGGGAACGCGGCGAGATCCTGCGCTCGGTGTTCGAGACGATCACCGACCGCGCCGAAGACCTCGCCACCTTGATGACGCTCGAGATGGGCAAGGTGCTTCCGGAGAGCATGGGTGAGGTCAAGTACGGCTCGGAGTTCTTCCGGTGGTTCGCCGAGGAAGCCGTGCGCATCGCGGGCCGCTTCACGCCCAGCCCGGCGGGCACCGGTCGCATCCTCGTCACGAAACAGCCGGTCGGCCCGTGTTACGCGATCACGCCGTGGAACTTCCCGCTGGCCATGGGGACACGGAAGATCGGCCCGGCTTTCGCGGCCGGTTGCACGATGATCGTCAAGCCGGCGCAGGAAACGCCGCTGACCATGCTGCTGTTGGCCAAGCTGATGGACGAGGCCGGCCTGCCAAAGGGCGTGCTGTCGGTGTTGCCGACGAGCAGCCCGGGTCCGGTCACCGAGGCGTTGATCAACGACGGCCGGCTGCGCAAGCTGACCTTCACCGGATCGACCGGCGTCGGGAAGGCACTCGTCAAGCAGTCGGCAGACAAGCTGCTGCGCACCTCGATGGAACTCGGCGGCAATGCGCCGTTCATCGTGTTCGACGACGCCGACATCGACGCCGCCGTCGACGGTGCGATTCTGGCGAAGATGCGCAACGGCGGCGAGGCGTGCACAGCGGCCAATCGCTTCCACGTCGCGAACTCGGTGCGCGAGGAGTTCACCGACAAACTCGTCAAGCGGATGAGCGAGTTCACGCTCGGCAAGGGCATCGACGAGTCGTCGACGCTCGGCCCGCTGATCAACGCCAAGCAGGTGGCCACCGTCGAGGACCTGGTGTCCGACGCGGTGTCGCGCGGTGCGACGGTCGCGGTCGGCGGCGTCGCGCCCGGCGGCCCCGGCAACTTCTACCCCGCGACCGTGCTGGCCGACGTGCCCGCCGACGCTCGCATCCTCAAGGAGGAGGTGTTCGGGCCCGTCGCGCCGATCACCGGCTTCGACACCGAGGAGGAGGGCGTCGCCGCGGCCAATGACACCGAATACGGACTGGCGGCCTACGTCTACACCCAGTCGCTGGACCGCGCGTTGCGCGTCGCCGAAGGTATCCAGTCCGGAATGGTCGGCATCAACCGCGGCGTGATCTCGGATCCGGCCGCGCCGTTCGGCGGCGTCAAGGAGTCCGGGTTCGGCCGTGAGGGCGGGTCAGAGGGCATCGACGAGTACCTCGACGTGAAGTACATCGCGCTGACCAAGTAG
- a CDS encoding acyltransferase family protein, with protein sequence MRTASSRRGIPALDGIRAVAVALVLADHGGIPGLTGGFLGVDVFFVLSGFLITSLLLDEHRNTGRIGLTGFWIRRARRLLPALLIMVLAVVAVRELFSLESTATLRDDAIASFFWISNWAFVAQRTDYFAQGAPPSPLQHTWSLGVEEQYYLLWPLLLIAVAALFWAQMRLAVFVLATLGVIASATATIVLTTDATLNRIYFGTDTRAQALLVGAAAAALLVRDWSVLNDGGTLIRTRWGHIVARILPFIGLAVLAAAAHYATGSVSDFRNGVLIIVAIASVLIIAPVALEQEGPVARALAWRPLVRLGAISYGVYLWHWPVFLVLNGAQTGLSGWPLFAVRCIVTVGLAAASWWLLEQPIQRWRPVFVPMLPLAGATAATAAVVTMTVLPAGVQPELTPGPAIDSAALVGPEIGPEVGPEVPVEVRRPSAHEPGTRTVAVFGDSIAWTMMRYLPPTPGLAFTNYTTIGCGIARGGPYRYVGQTLSQKSECDAWPSRWSQRINHDRPDVVLLIVGRWEVVDRMSEGRWTDIGDGGYQDYLRAELNRALDILGSTGARIVVTTEPYNRRAEKADGSLYPEDDPDRVDEWNALLRGVVKERRNVTLLDLNDKLGPNGVYTNWVDGIRMRSDGVHPTPEAVKWLTPWLIGALG encoded by the coding sequence GTGCGCACCGCTTCGAGCCGTCGGGGTATCCCCGCGTTGGACGGCATCAGAGCCGTCGCGGTGGCGCTCGTCCTGGCCGACCACGGCGGCATTCCGGGGCTGACGGGCGGGTTCCTCGGCGTCGACGTGTTCTTCGTGCTCAGCGGCTTCCTGATCACGTCGCTACTGCTCGACGAACATCGCAACACCGGGCGGATAGGGCTGACCGGTTTCTGGATCCGGCGGGCCCGTCGCTTGCTGCCCGCCCTCCTCATCATGGTGCTCGCAGTGGTGGCTGTGCGCGAACTGTTCTCGCTGGAGTCCACGGCCACGTTGCGCGACGATGCCATCGCGTCCTTCTTCTGGATTTCCAACTGGGCCTTCGTCGCCCAGCGCACCGACTACTTCGCCCAGGGCGCGCCGCCGTCGCCGCTGCAGCACACCTGGTCGCTCGGCGTCGAGGAGCAGTACTACCTGCTGTGGCCGCTGCTGCTCATCGCGGTGGCCGCGCTCTTCTGGGCACAGATGCGACTGGCGGTCTTCGTGCTTGCCACCCTCGGTGTCATCGCGTCGGCGACGGCGACGATCGTGCTCACGACCGACGCGACGCTGAACCGGATCTACTTCGGCACCGACACCCGTGCGCAGGCCCTGCTCGTCGGCGCGGCCGCGGCCGCCCTGCTGGTGCGCGACTGGTCGGTGCTCAACGACGGCGGGACGCTGATCCGGACGCGCTGGGGCCACATCGTCGCGCGGATCCTGCCATTCATCGGTCTGGCGGTGCTGGCCGCGGCCGCTCACTATGCGACGGGCAGCGTCAGCGACTTCCGCAACGGTGTGCTGATCATCGTGGCGATCGCATCGGTGCTCATCATCGCGCCGGTGGCGCTCGAGCAGGAGGGGCCGGTCGCACGCGCGCTGGCGTGGCGGCCGCTGGTGCGGCTCGGCGCGATCTCCTACGGCGTATATCTCTGGCACTGGCCGGTCTTCCTGGTGCTCAACGGCGCGCAGACGGGCCTGTCGGGCTGGCCGCTGTTCGCGGTGCGCTGCATCGTGACGGTCGGTTTGGCCGCGGCATCGTGGTGGCTGCTCGAGCAGCCGATCCAACGCTGGCGACCGGTGTTCGTCCCGATGCTCCCCCTGGCGGGTGCGACAGCGGCCACCGCCGCAGTCGTGACGATGACGGTGTTGCCTGCGGGAGTGCAGCCCGAATTGACGCCCGGGCCGGCGATCGATTCGGCGGCGCTGGTCGGGCCTGAGATCGGGCCTGAGGTAGGGCCCGAGGTACCCGTCGAGGTCCGCAGGCCGTCGGCCCACGAGCCCGGCACGCGGACCGTCGCGGTGTTCGGCGACTCGATCGCGTGGACGATGATGCGCTACCTACCGCCGACGCCGGGTCTTGCGTTCACCAACTACACGACGATCGGGTGCGGCATCGCCCGCGGCGGTCCGTATCGCTACGTCGGCCAGACGCTGAGCCAGAAATCTGAGTGCGACGCATGGCCGAGCCGGTGGTCGCAGCGCATCAACCATGATCGGCCGGATGTGGTGCTGCTGATCGTCGGCCGCTGGGAGGTCGTGGACCGGATGAGCGAGGGCCGCTGGACGGACATCGGCGACGGCGGTTACCAGGACTACCTACGTGCCGAACTCAACCGAGCACTGGACATCCTCGGTTCCACCGGCGCGCGGATCGTCGTGACCACCGAGCCCTACAACCGGCGGGCCGAAAAGGCGGATGGCAGCCTGTATCCCGAGGACGACCCCGATCGCGTCGACGAGTGGAACGCGCTGCTGCGCGGCGTGGTCAAAGAGCGCCGGAACGTCACGCTGCTCGACCTGAACGACAAGCTCGGGCCGAACGGCGTCTACACCAACTGGGTCGACGGCATCCGCATGCGCAGTGACGGCGTGCACCCGACACCTGAAGCGGTGAAGTGGTTGACGCCGTGGTTAATTGGCGCGTTGGGCTGA
- a CDS encoding chorismate mutase, with protein MCEVRTGCSPCPRQRKARTHTMTIEAEQLPDIDDLRQEIDRLDAAILDAVKRRTEVSKLIGTARMASGGTRLVHSREMKVIERYSELGPDGKDLAMLLLRLGRGRLGR; from the coding sequence TTGTGTGAGGTCCGGACCGGCTGTAGTCCGTGCCCCAGACAACGAAAAGCGAGAACACACACTATGACGATCGAAGCCGAACAGTTGCCAGACATAGACGACCTTCGCCAGGAGATCGACCGCCTGGATGCGGCAATCCTGGATGCGGTCAAGCGTCGCACCGAGGTGTCGAAGCTCATCGGAACCGCCCGGATGGCATCGGGCGGCACCCGCCTCGTCCACAGCCGCGAGATGAAGGTCATCGAGCGCTACAGCGAACTCGGACCCGACGGTAAGGACCTGGCGATGCTGCTGCTCCGCCTGGGTCGCGGGCGTCTCGGCCGCTAG